The segment GACAGCCGATCGAACGATTTGGTCTCAAATCGTTCCCACTCGGCGCGGACTCCCAAGCCGCCTAGCTTGGCCACAGCGCCGATTCCCCAGGAAAAGTTCGAGCCGCCCTTGTTCGATTCTCTTGCAGTAATATTGTTCTGCTGATCCCAGAACGAATAACCGGCTTTGGCAAAAAGCTCGACCAGCGCCAAATCGACGCGGCCGAGTGCGTGCAGATCGTAGGCGGTGATGTTGGATTCGTATTTGATGTCGCCGGCTTTACTCTTGACGGTGCCGAAAGAGCGATACCCGCCTTCGAGTGCCAACGACTTGCCGGCCAGCACGCCTGCGTAAATTTTATAGGCAAAGCCGCTCTCATCGAGTTTCAGATCCGTGTTTTCCAGTTCACCGAGATCAGTCTTGACGTAGCTCTGGCCGACGCCGCCGCCGAAATAGGCGCCGCTGCTTTTTGCTTCCGTTAATCCCAACCCCGTCAGGATGATACTGCAGACGATCAAAGCACTCCGTTTCATAAGGCCTCCTTATTGCCCGCT is part of the candidate division KSB1 bacterium genome and harbors:
- a CDS encoding porin family protein, with translation MKRSALIVCSIILTGLGLTEAKSSGAYFGGGVGQSYVKTDLGELENTDLKLDESGFAYKIYAGVLAGKSLALEGGYRSFGTVKSKAGDIKYESNITAYDLHALGRVDLALVELFAKAGYSFWDQQNNITARESNKGGSNFSWGIGAVAKLGGLGVRAEWERFETKSFDRLSMLTLSIVLGM